Proteins encoded by one window of Mercenaria mercenaria strain notata chromosome 4, MADL_Memer_1, whole genome shotgun sequence:
- the LOC123552725 gene encoding uncharacterized protein LOC123552725, giving the protein MEVSGKKQFMPKSTTSSIGSSEGPSYTCQPCSSEGEDTEADGFCQNCQEYLCRTCIRYHRKTTLTKHHDILDKKNMPENVVPQKVKQLCTVTCEKHTLETIKFFCKDHDTVGCGNCMVIDHKACHVDFIPDIAEDFANGKEYKDLLIKLEKLQIKITAMKETMENGKQATVEMYTVAVKEIKKFRKEIEVSLDHMEQIMLKECDRLKRENELVTRKRENYIGLFTSEQDKIQDRLTIQSKQTADLFVQTKQARSRMNQLEQDMKRETNCTLNQYEFQRNRELDAVISRSSHLGKFISQTYKLQLPKGRNIVDFEPVRAGEIYVKSNSDNHDIWISSMIAISPVILLCVDSNNNSVKVVDTENRCLCSQIYLTSGPWDITAISSDQFAVTLPHIKRIQFLSLKHKELSTSHAIKVNGKCRGIAYHQNTLAVSYVPPAKLQILNVDGKVLRTLMPYPKSDCKLRWPGCIDVGADGICLFVSDHSDNCVLKMTLDCNLLSTYRDMNLLGPRGVTVCKDGSVLVCGQEDNALHLSSPECKPIKTLLTKKDGIKRPQSVCYNDTTSTLYLSNIDNHIFSACDTDNVILVYCQA; this is encoded by the coding sequence ATGGAAGTATCAGGAAAGAAACAGTTTATGCCGAAAAGTACAACATCATCAATAGGATCTTCAGAAGGTCCTTCATATACATGTCAGCCGTGCTCATCTGAGGGCGAAGATACAGAGGCCGATGGTTTCTGTCAAAATTGCCAGGAGTATCTGTGCAGAACATGTATAAGATATCACCGTAAAACAACGTTAACCAAGCATCACGACATTCTGGATAAAAAGAACATGCCAGAAAATGTTGTTCCACAGAAAGTGAAACAACTATGCACAGTAACATGCGAGAAACATACATTAGAGACTATAAAGTTCTTCTGCAAGGATCATGACACGGTCGGGTGCGGTAATTGCATGGTTATTGACCACAAGGCGTGCCATGTTGACTTTATTCCAGATATAGCAGAGGATTTTGCCAATGGGAAGGAGTATAAAGATCTTCTTATCAAACTAGAAAAGCTTCAGATCAAAATCACCGCTATGAAAGAAACGATGGAAAATGGAAAACAGGCTACTGTTGAAATGTATACAGTAGCTGTCAAAGAAATTAAGAAATTTCGAAAGGAGATAGAGGTATCTCTAGACCACATGGAACAAATTATGTTAAAAGAATGCGACCGGCTGAAGAGAGAAAATGAATTGGTAACGAGGAAAAGGGAAAATTACATTGGACTGTTTACATCTGAACAAGACAAAATCCAGGACCGTCTAACAATACAATCAAAGCAAACAGCAGATTTATTTGTACAAACAAAGCAAGCTAGATCACGTATGAATCAACTTGAGCAAGACATGAAGCGCGAAACAAACTGTACATTAAATCAGTACGAATTTCAGCGTAACAGAGAGTTGGACGCCGTCATTTCAAGAAGCAGTCACCTTGGAAAATTCATTTCCCAAACGTATAAGTTACAGTTACCAAAAGGTAGGAACATTGTTGATTTTGAACCAGTGCGCGCAGGTGAAATTTATGTCAAATCGAATTCGGACAATCATGACATATGGATTTCAAGCATGATTGCTATATCACCAGTCATACTTTTATGCGTAGATTCTAATAACAATTCGGTTAAAGTGGTTGACACAGAAAATCGTTGTCTTTGCTCGCAAATATACTTGACATCTGGTCCATGGGACATCACTGCTATCTCCAGCGATCAATTTGCAGTTACCTTGCCTCATATTAAGAGGATACAGTTTCTTTCTCTCAAACACAAGGAACTGTCTACGAGTCACGCAATTAAAGTCAATGGAAAATGTCGGGGAATAGCTTACCACCAAAATACACTGGCAGTGTCGTATGTCCCACCTGCAAAACTTCAGATCCTGAATGTGGACGGAAAAGTTCTACGTACGCTTATGCCATATCCCAAAAGCGATTGTAAATTACGTTGGCCAGGGTGTATAGATGTAGGTGCCGATGGGATTTGTTTGTTCGTGTCAGACCATAGCGACAACTGCGTATTGAAAATGACGCTTGATTGCAACTTACTTTCAACCTACAGAGACATGAATTTACTCGGTCCAAGGGGTGTAACAGTATGCAAGGATGGTTCAGTTCTTGTTTGTGGCCAAGAGGACAACGCTTTGCATTTATCATCACCAGAATGCAAACCCATTAAAACTCTGCTAACCAAGAAGGATGGAATAAAGCGTCCACAATCAGTGTGTTATAATGATACAACTTCAACTCTTTATCTGAGCAATATTGATAACCACATATTTTCCGCTTGTGATACGGATAATGTTATTCTGGTATACTGCCAAGCATGA